In the genome of Colletes latitarsis isolate SP2378_abdomen chromosome 9, iyColLati1, whole genome shotgun sequence, one region contains:
- the Fig4 gene encoding polyphosphoinositide phosphatase FIG4 isoform X1: MDNNSVPTVVFHPIISSIQKIALYETKSRFYLMGSNNALTRFRVLKIDRTEPKELIVVDDKREYTKDEIKDLVYMIDMGNLTRAGQRSNMGGVSRVISAFGIVGSNYNESTPDNSISQESEHQEFQKPMYKPTQTKFTWKTMWQRDSFLRPVSAFGLLGFVRFLEGYYIILVTKRCRVAVVGHHTIYKVLDTSMIYIPNDTVRVFHPDEQRYVKMFQSIDLSSNFYFSYSYDLTHTLQNNMTPPKHIQSNIPNTSDDASKRAGNDDTEDTDFFNMWAFRKNHQSNSGTEKYIDYGVRSNPNRRFVWNSHLLKPAEKDLHRDWILYITHGFIGQSNVSIFGRSMYVTIIARRSNKYAGTRFLKRGANFDGDVANEVETEQIVHDSGVSSLNKGRFSSFVQMRGSVPGHWSQYVSKMVPKPTIACDLADPYVETAGAHFNQLLKRYGSPIIILNLVKKREKKKHESTLSEELCMAVKYLNQFLPPEHHIQYKIFDMARMNKRKNVNVMARLANIANNAVLKTGIFQSQNPYYSQRNLFSSQSNNAKKLHKTNSNTVLSQSSYNVQSSVNLTAENSNNLSVNYNANSKFTVENNFHESSHIEDTVKQCFSTRGTLQTGIIRTNCVDCLDRTNTAQFAIGKCALGFQLCALGVLESPKLEFDSDCVRMLEELYEDHGDTLALQYGGSQLVHRIKTYRKTAPWTSQGNDIMQTLSRYYSNTFNDQEKQHTINLFLGLFIPEEGKPPIWELVTDYYLHHKPACQYSHRTKLLTQWWDTNVLKCLPYALSEVTKACAEIIQVQNSTEEMIDVYYDYHRPYELSLLSEIYAYKISHSVRDFMPNCTTSFSPFAVRVRPGKRREGSGNKNLSMKNPSMTGQSSTSSTTSSASSSEDVSTDDDESHQHTNESQLITSKESLEFTSFESLFPSMKEVYGTQPEYPKRNDVVLYKKFVLIGRNATYLDYTKFRSKLIQQTSFPETTIPMVTLPVVTEHSINIYEQYVKRANIGGSVPNQDNINLYEHYTKQHQQLLTKSSRLR, from the exons ATGGATAATAATTCAGTGCCGACTGTAGTGTTTCATCCTATTATTTCTTCGATTCAGAAGATTGCACTTTACGAGACGAAGTCT AGATTTTATTTGATGGGATCGAATAATGCCTTGACTCGTTTTCGGGTATTAAAAATAGATCGTACAGAACCAAAAGAATTAATTGTTGTGGATGATAAAAGGGAATACACTAAGGATGAGATAAAAGATCTGGTGTATATGATAGACATGGGTAATCTTACGCGTGCCGGGCAGCGAAGTAACATGGGTGGAGTTTCAAGAGTTATTTCAGCTTTTGGTATTGTTG GCAGCAATTACAATGAATCTACACCAGACAACAGTATATCACAAGAGTCTGAGCACCAAGAATTTCAAAAGCCGATGTACAAACCAACTCAAACTAAATTCACCTGGAAAACAATGTGGCAAAGGGACAGTTTTCTTCGACCAGTGTCAGCTTTCGGTCTTCTTG GTTTTGTGCGTTTTTTGGAGGGATACTATATTATCCTGGTCACAAAACGATGTAGGGTGGCTGTTGTTGGGCATCATACGATATACAAAGTTTTAGATACTTCGATGATTTATATTCCAAACGACACTGTACGCGTCTTTCACCCCGACGAACAGAGATacgtaaaaatgtttcaaagtaTTGATCTTAGCAGTAATTTCTACTTTAGTTATTCATATGACTTGACACACACTCTACAAAATAATATGACTCCACCGAAACATATTCAATCAAACATACCTAATACTTCTGACGATGCCTCGAAAAGAGCGGGAAACGATGATACCGAGGACACAGACTTTTTTAATATGTGGGCATTTAGAAAAAACCATCAGAGTAATAG cggTACAGAGAAATATATCGACTACGGTGTACGGAGTAATCCAAACCGTCGATTTGTATGGAATTCTCATCTTTTAAAGCCAGCTGAAAAGGATTTACATCGAGATTGGATATTATATATTACACACGGGTTTATTGGTCAATCAAATGTCAGTATTTTCGGAAGGTCTATGTACGTAACTATTATAGCCAGAAGAAGTAATAAATATGCGGGTACTAGATTTTTAAAACGCGGGGCAAATTTCGAT ggTGACGTTGCTAACGAAGTAGAAACAGAACAAATTGTTCACGATTCGGGAGTAAGCTCTTTAAATAAGGGTCGTTTTAGTTCTTTTGTTCAAATGCGCGGATCGGTTCCTGGTCATTGGAGCCAATATGTTAGTAAAATGGTTCCTAAACCCACTATTGCTTGTGATTTGGCAGATCCATATGTAGAAACAGCAG gtgCACATTTCAATCAACTTCTAAAGAGGTATGGTTCGCCAATTATAATTCTTAATCTTGTAAAAAAACGGGAGAAAAAAAAACATGAAAGCACACTAAGCGAAGAATTATGTATGgctgttaaatatttaaatcaatttttacCTCCAGAACATCATATTCAATACAAAATTTTCGATATGGCGCGAATGAACAAAAG GAAAAATGTTAATGTTATGGCACGTTTAGCAAATATAGCAAATAATGCAGTATTAAAAACGGGTATTTTTCAATCGCAAAACCCGTATTACAgtcaaagaaatttattttcttctcaaTCTAATAACGCGAAAAAACTTCACAAAACGAACTCAAACACAGTTTTATCACAAAGTTCCTATAATGTCCAAAGTTCCGTAAATTTGACAGCTGAGAATAGCAATAATTTATCTGTAAATTACAATGCAAATTCTAAATTTAccgtagaaaataattttcacgaATCGAGTCACATAGAAGATACAGTAAAACAGTGTTTTAGTACAAGAGGCACATTACAAACTGGAATTATTAGAACAAATTGCGTAGATTGCTTAGATCGAACAAATACGGCACAATTTGCAATAGGGAAATGTGCTTTAGGATTTCAATTATGTGCTTTGGGCGTTTTAGAATCCCCTAAATTAGAATTTGACTCTGACTGTGTAAGAATGTTGGAAGAGTTATATGAGGATCATGGTGATACATTAGCATTACAATATGGTGGTTCTCAATTAGTTCACAGAATAAAAACCTATAG GAAGACTGCACCTTGGACTAGTCAGGGTAATGACATTATGCAGACACTCAGTAGATATTATAGTAACACTTTCAATGATCAAGAAAAACAACATACTATTAATTTATTCTTAG GTTTATTCATTCCCGAAGAAGGAAAACCTCCGATTTGGGAACTTGTAACAGATTACTACCTTCATCATAAACCAGCTTGTCAATATTCTCACAGGACAAAGCTTTTGACACAATGGTGGGATACTAACGTATTAAAATGTCTTCCTTATGCCCTAAGCGAAGTGACAAAAGCTTGTGCCGAAATAATACAGGTACAAAATTCGACCGAAGAAATGATCGATGTTTATTACGATTATCATAG ACCATACGAGTTGTCTCTACTGTCTGAAATTTATGCGTATAAAATTAGTCATTCGGTCAGAGATTTTATGCCGAATTGTACGACGAGCTTTAGTCCATTCGCTGTACGCGTTCGGCCCGGTAAAAGAAGAGAAGGCTCGGgtaataaaaatttaagtaTGAAAAATCCTTCTATGACTGGGCAAAGTAGTACCAGTAGTACGACTTCAAGTGCAAG TTCTAGCGAAGATGTGAGTACAGACGACGATGAAAGTCATCAACATACTAATGAGTCTCAGCTAATAACTTCGAAAGAAAGCTTGGAATTCACATCTTTCGAGTCATTATTTCCGTCTATGAAAGAAGTGTATGGAACTCAACCCGAATATCCTAAACGAAATGATGTAGTACTGTATAAAAA GTTCGTATTAATTGGACGCAATGCAACGTATTTAGATTATACGAAATTTCGGTCGAAATTAATTCAGCAGACATCGTTTCCCGAAACTACAATTCCTATGGTAACATTACCAGTAGTAACAGAACACAGTATAAATATATATGAACAATATGTTAAAAGAGCTAAT ATTGGTGGATCAGTGCCAAATCAAGACAATATTAATCTATATGAACATTATACGAAGCAGCATCAACAATTACTTACGAAGTCTAGCCGTTTGCGTTGA
- the Fig4 gene encoding polyphosphoinositide phosphatase FIG4 isoform X4 — protein MDNNSVPTVVFHPIISSIQKIALYETKSRFYLMGSNNALTRFRVLKIDRTEPKELIVVDDKREYTKDEIKDLVYMIDMGNLTRAGQRSNMGGVSRVISAFGIVGSNYNESTPDNSISQESEHQEFQKPMYKPTQTKFTWKTMWQRDSFLRPVSAFGLLGFVRFLEGYYIILVTKRCRVAVVGHHTIYKVLDTSMIYIPNDTVRVFHPDEQRYVKMFQSIDLSSNFYFSYSYDLTHTLQNNMTPPKHIQSNIPNTSDDASKRAGNDDTEDTDFFNMWAFRKNHQSNSGTEKYIDYGVRSNPNRRFVWNSHLLKPAEKDLHRDWILYITHGFIGQSNVSIFGRSMYVTIIARRSNKYAGTRFLKRGANFDGDVANEVETEQIVHDSGVSSLNKGRFSSFVQMRGSVPGHWSQYVSKMVPKPTIACDLADPYVETAGAHFNQLLKRYGSPIIILNLVKKREKKKHESTLSEELCMAVKYLNQFLPPEHHIQYKIFDMARMNKRKNVNVMARLANIANNAVLKTGIFQSQNPYYSQRNLFSSQSNNAKKLHKTNSNTVLSQSSYNVQSSVNLTAENSNNLSVNYNANSKFTVENNFHESSHIEDTVKQCFSTRGTLQTGIIRTNCVDCLDRTNTAQFAIGKCALGFQLCALGVLESPKLEFDSDCVRMLEELYEDHGDTLALQYGGSQLVHRIKTYRKTAPWTSQGNDIMQTLSRYYSNTFNDQEKQHTINLFLGLFIPEEGKPPIWELVTDYYLHHKPACQYSHRTKLLTQWWDTNVLKCLPYALSEVTKACAEIIQVQNSTEEMIDVYYDYHRPYELSLLSEIYAYKISHSVRDFMPNCTTSFSPFAVRVRPGKRREGSVLAKM, from the exons ATGGATAATAATTCAGTGCCGACTGTAGTGTTTCATCCTATTATTTCTTCGATTCAGAAGATTGCACTTTACGAGACGAAGTCT AGATTTTATTTGATGGGATCGAATAATGCCTTGACTCGTTTTCGGGTATTAAAAATAGATCGTACAGAACCAAAAGAATTAATTGTTGTGGATGATAAAAGGGAATACACTAAGGATGAGATAAAAGATCTGGTGTATATGATAGACATGGGTAATCTTACGCGTGCCGGGCAGCGAAGTAACATGGGTGGAGTTTCAAGAGTTATTTCAGCTTTTGGTATTGTTG GCAGCAATTACAATGAATCTACACCAGACAACAGTATATCACAAGAGTCTGAGCACCAAGAATTTCAAAAGCCGATGTACAAACCAACTCAAACTAAATTCACCTGGAAAACAATGTGGCAAAGGGACAGTTTTCTTCGACCAGTGTCAGCTTTCGGTCTTCTTG GTTTTGTGCGTTTTTTGGAGGGATACTATATTATCCTGGTCACAAAACGATGTAGGGTGGCTGTTGTTGGGCATCATACGATATACAAAGTTTTAGATACTTCGATGATTTATATTCCAAACGACACTGTACGCGTCTTTCACCCCGACGAACAGAGATacgtaaaaatgtttcaaagtaTTGATCTTAGCAGTAATTTCTACTTTAGTTATTCATATGACTTGACACACACTCTACAAAATAATATGACTCCACCGAAACATATTCAATCAAACATACCTAATACTTCTGACGATGCCTCGAAAAGAGCGGGAAACGATGATACCGAGGACACAGACTTTTTTAATATGTGGGCATTTAGAAAAAACCATCAGAGTAATAG cggTACAGAGAAATATATCGACTACGGTGTACGGAGTAATCCAAACCGTCGATTTGTATGGAATTCTCATCTTTTAAAGCCAGCTGAAAAGGATTTACATCGAGATTGGATATTATATATTACACACGGGTTTATTGGTCAATCAAATGTCAGTATTTTCGGAAGGTCTATGTACGTAACTATTATAGCCAGAAGAAGTAATAAATATGCGGGTACTAGATTTTTAAAACGCGGGGCAAATTTCGAT ggTGACGTTGCTAACGAAGTAGAAACAGAACAAATTGTTCACGATTCGGGAGTAAGCTCTTTAAATAAGGGTCGTTTTAGTTCTTTTGTTCAAATGCGCGGATCGGTTCCTGGTCATTGGAGCCAATATGTTAGTAAAATGGTTCCTAAACCCACTATTGCTTGTGATTTGGCAGATCCATATGTAGAAACAGCAG gtgCACATTTCAATCAACTTCTAAAGAGGTATGGTTCGCCAATTATAATTCTTAATCTTGTAAAAAAACGGGAGAAAAAAAAACATGAAAGCACACTAAGCGAAGAATTATGTATGgctgttaaatatttaaatcaatttttacCTCCAGAACATCATATTCAATACAAAATTTTCGATATGGCGCGAATGAACAAAAG GAAAAATGTTAATGTTATGGCACGTTTAGCAAATATAGCAAATAATGCAGTATTAAAAACGGGTATTTTTCAATCGCAAAACCCGTATTACAgtcaaagaaatttattttcttctcaaTCTAATAACGCGAAAAAACTTCACAAAACGAACTCAAACACAGTTTTATCACAAAGTTCCTATAATGTCCAAAGTTCCGTAAATTTGACAGCTGAGAATAGCAATAATTTATCTGTAAATTACAATGCAAATTCTAAATTTAccgtagaaaataattttcacgaATCGAGTCACATAGAAGATACAGTAAAACAGTGTTTTAGTACAAGAGGCACATTACAAACTGGAATTATTAGAACAAATTGCGTAGATTGCTTAGATCGAACAAATACGGCACAATTTGCAATAGGGAAATGTGCTTTAGGATTTCAATTATGTGCTTTGGGCGTTTTAGAATCCCCTAAATTAGAATTTGACTCTGACTGTGTAAGAATGTTGGAAGAGTTATATGAGGATCATGGTGATACATTAGCATTACAATATGGTGGTTCTCAATTAGTTCACAGAATAAAAACCTATAG GAAGACTGCACCTTGGACTAGTCAGGGTAATGACATTATGCAGACACTCAGTAGATATTATAGTAACACTTTCAATGATCAAGAAAAACAACATACTATTAATTTATTCTTAG GTTTATTCATTCCCGAAGAAGGAAAACCTCCGATTTGGGAACTTGTAACAGATTACTACCTTCATCATAAACCAGCTTGTCAATATTCTCACAGGACAAAGCTTTTGACACAATGGTGGGATACTAACGTATTAAAATGTCTTCCTTATGCCCTAAGCGAAGTGACAAAAGCTTGTGCCGAAATAATACAGGTACAAAATTCGACCGAAGAAATGATCGATGTTTATTACGATTATCATAG ACCATACGAGTTGTCTCTACTGTCTGAAATTTATGCGTATAAAATTAGTCATTCGGTCAGAGATTTTATGCCGAATTGTACGACGAGCTTTAGTCCATTCGCTGTACGCGTTCGGCCCGGTAAAAGAAGAGAAGGCTCGG TTCTAGCGAAGATGTGA
- the Fig4 gene encoding polyphosphoinositide phosphatase FIG4 isoform X3 → MDNNSVPTVVFHPIISSIQKIALYETKSRFYLMGSNNALTRFRVLKIDRTEPKELIVVDDKREYTKDEIKDLVYMIDMGNLTRAGQRSNMGGVSRVISAFGIVGFVRFLEGYYIILVTKRCRVAVVGHHTIYKVLDTSMIYIPNDTVRVFHPDEQRYVKMFQSIDLSSNFYFSYSYDLTHTLQNNMTPPKHIQSNIPNTSDDASKRAGNDDTEDTDFFNMWAFRKNHQSNSGTEKYIDYGVRSNPNRRFVWNSHLLKPAEKDLHRDWILYITHGFIGQSNVSIFGRSMYVTIIARRSNKYAGTRFLKRGANFDGDVANEVETEQIVHDSGVSSLNKGRFSSFVQMRGSVPGHWSQYVSKMVPKPTIACDLADPYVETAGAHFNQLLKRYGSPIIILNLVKKREKKKHESTLSEELCMAVKYLNQFLPPEHHIQYKIFDMARMNKRKNVNVMARLANIANNAVLKTGIFQSQNPYYSQRNLFSSQSNNAKKLHKTNSNTVLSQSSYNVQSSVNLTAENSNNLSVNYNANSKFTVENNFHESSHIEDTVKQCFSTRGTLQTGIIRTNCVDCLDRTNTAQFAIGKCALGFQLCALGVLESPKLEFDSDCVRMLEELYEDHGDTLALQYGGSQLVHRIKTYRKTAPWTSQGNDIMQTLSRYYSNTFNDQEKQHTINLFLGLFIPEEGKPPIWELVTDYYLHHKPACQYSHRTKLLTQWWDTNVLKCLPYALSEVTKACAEIIQVQNSTEEMIDVYYDYHRPYELSLLSEIYAYKISHSVRDFMPNCTTSFSPFAVRVRPGKRREGSGNKNLSMKNPSMTGQSSTSSTTSSASSSEDVSTDDDESHQHTNESQLITSKESLEFTSFESLFPSMKEVYGTQPEYPKRNDVVLYKKFVLIGRNATYLDYTKFRSKLIQQTSFPETTIPMVTLPVVTEHSINIYEQYVKRANIGGSVPNQDNINLYEHYTKQHQQLLTKSSRLR, encoded by the exons ATGGATAATAATTCAGTGCCGACTGTAGTGTTTCATCCTATTATTTCTTCGATTCAGAAGATTGCACTTTACGAGACGAAGTCT AGATTTTATTTGATGGGATCGAATAATGCCTTGACTCGTTTTCGGGTATTAAAAATAGATCGTACAGAACCAAAAGAATTAATTGTTGTGGATGATAAAAGGGAATACACTAAGGATGAGATAAAAGATCTGGTGTATATGATAGACATGGGTAATCTTACGCGTGCCGGGCAGCGAAGTAACATGGGTGGAGTTTCAAGAGTTATTTCAGCTTTTGGTATTGTTG GTTTTGTGCGTTTTTTGGAGGGATACTATATTATCCTGGTCACAAAACGATGTAGGGTGGCTGTTGTTGGGCATCATACGATATACAAAGTTTTAGATACTTCGATGATTTATATTCCAAACGACACTGTACGCGTCTTTCACCCCGACGAACAGAGATacgtaaaaatgtttcaaagtaTTGATCTTAGCAGTAATTTCTACTTTAGTTATTCATATGACTTGACACACACTCTACAAAATAATATGACTCCACCGAAACATATTCAATCAAACATACCTAATACTTCTGACGATGCCTCGAAAAGAGCGGGAAACGATGATACCGAGGACACAGACTTTTTTAATATGTGGGCATTTAGAAAAAACCATCAGAGTAATAG cggTACAGAGAAATATATCGACTACGGTGTACGGAGTAATCCAAACCGTCGATTTGTATGGAATTCTCATCTTTTAAAGCCAGCTGAAAAGGATTTACATCGAGATTGGATATTATATATTACACACGGGTTTATTGGTCAATCAAATGTCAGTATTTTCGGAAGGTCTATGTACGTAACTATTATAGCCAGAAGAAGTAATAAATATGCGGGTACTAGATTTTTAAAACGCGGGGCAAATTTCGAT ggTGACGTTGCTAACGAAGTAGAAACAGAACAAATTGTTCACGATTCGGGAGTAAGCTCTTTAAATAAGGGTCGTTTTAGTTCTTTTGTTCAAATGCGCGGATCGGTTCCTGGTCATTGGAGCCAATATGTTAGTAAAATGGTTCCTAAACCCACTATTGCTTGTGATTTGGCAGATCCATATGTAGAAACAGCAG gtgCACATTTCAATCAACTTCTAAAGAGGTATGGTTCGCCAATTATAATTCTTAATCTTGTAAAAAAACGGGAGAAAAAAAAACATGAAAGCACACTAAGCGAAGAATTATGTATGgctgttaaatatttaaatcaatttttacCTCCAGAACATCATATTCAATACAAAATTTTCGATATGGCGCGAATGAACAAAAG GAAAAATGTTAATGTTATGGCACGTTTAGCAAATATAGCAAATAATGCAGTATTAAAAACGGGTATTTTTCAATCGCAAAACCCGTATTACAgtcaaagaaatttattttcttctcaaTCTAATAACGCGAAAAAACTTCACAAAACGAACTCAAACACAGTTTTATCACAAAGTTCCTATAATGTCCAAAGTTCCGTAAATTTGACAGCTGAGAATAGCAATAATTTATCTGTAAATTACAATGCAAATTCTAAATTTAccgtagaaaataattttcacgaATCGAGTCACATAGAAGATACAGTAAAACAGTGTTTTAGTACAAGAGGCACATTACAAACTGGAATTATTAGAACAAATTGCGTAGATTGCTTAGATCGAACAAATACGGCACAATTTGCAATAGGGAAATGTGCTTTAGGATTTCAATTATGTGCTTTGGGCGTTTTAGAATCCCCTAAATTAGAATTTGACTCTGACTGTGTAAGAATGTTGGAAGAGTTATATGAGGATCATGGTGATACATTAGCATTACAATATGGTGGTTCTCAATTAGTTCACAGAATAAAAACCTATAG GAAGACTGCACCTTGGACTAGTCAGGGTAATGACATTATGCAGACACTCAGTAGATATTATAGTAACACTTTCAATGATCAAGAAAAACAACATACTATTAATTTATTCTTAG GTTTATTCATTCCCGAAGAAGGAAAACCTCCGATTTGGGAACTTGTAACAGATTACTACCTTCATCATAAACCAGCTTGTCAATATTCTCACAGGACAAAGCTTTTGACACAATGGTGGGATACTAACGTATTAAAATGTCTTCCTTATGCCCTAAGCGAAGTGACAAAAGCTTGTGCCGAAATAATACAGGTACAAAATTCGACCGAAGAAATGATCGATGTTTATTACGATTATCATAG ACCATACGAGTTGTCTCTACTGTCTGAAATTTATGCGTATAAAATTAGTCATTCGGTCAGAGATTTTATGCCGAATTGTACGACGAGCTTTAGTCCATTCGCTGTACGCGTTCGGCCCGGTAAAAGAAGAGAAGGCTCGGgtaataaaaatttaagtaTGAAAAATCCTTCTATGACTGGGCAAAGTAGTACCAGTAGTACGACTTCAAGTGCAAG TTCTAGCGAAGATGTGAGTACAGACGACGATGAAAGTCATCAACATACTAATGAGTCTCAGCTAATAACTTCGAAAGAAAGCTTGGAATTCACATCTTTCGAGTCATTATTTCCGTCTATGAAAGAAGTGTATGGAACTCAACCCGAATATCCTAAACGAAATGATGTAGTACTGTATAAAAA GTTCGTATTAATTGGACGCAATGCAACGTATTTAGATTATACGAAATTTCGGTCGAAATTAATTCAGCAGACATCGTTTCCCGAAACTACAATTCCTATGGTAACATTACCAGTAGTAACAGAACACAGTATAAATATATATGAACAATATGTTAAAAGAGCTAAT ATTGGTGGATCAGTGCCAAATCAAGACAATATTAATCTATATGAACATTATACGAAGCAGCATCAACAATTACTTACGAAGTCTAGCCGTTTGCGTTGA